Proteins encoded in a region of the Synergistaceae bacterium genome:
- a CDS encoding BamA/TamA family outer membrane protein, with protein sequence MLFLTAGSSAAEPRVVRVGVRGNEQITSSYILGVVETKPGEELNRDKLQKDIESIYNQGFFSFVDVDLSAAEDGVEVLYSVRENPIVEEIFFTGNTVYSDETLMKEVFTQTGSVFNRVFFRNDLDRIQDKYHKDGYVMVRVADVNIQNGRINVQILEPRVGQVIIQGNKKTKTHVIRREIKLQPGDLFNIIKFRHQLGKLQSLGYFEDVNVGFDNPEGRNDMLDVILTVKEKKTITVGLNVGYGTETGISGGVNVAESNFNGQGYILDLGFDEGDEARYWASFSSPYMDRRTYGWRVGVTYYDYIDQFYYRRSKKQFEYDEKSLSLYAGLGKKFGRREEWSWFFTLNRRDVEYSNVHDAKEDYYDDLTMWGGVNLSGELQFTLDKRDPYLSYSKGWVWDLALEQAVRALGGDYEYLKYWAQLRFYMPLNSILDGVIDTDSMWTEDNPLIFAARVRVGSSTAGNLPAFARYSLGGMNSLRGYHSRTFEGRDILLGNFELRVPVQKNFSLVAFYDVGNAGDNMDWGETYDNYGIGLRVKTPFGQIRLDFATGGDEDRTYFGFGELF encoded by the coding sequence ATGCTGTTTCTGACAGCGGGATCCTCCGCGGCGGAACCTCGGGTTGTTCGCGTGGGGGTTCGGGGAAACGAGCAGATCACGTCGAGCTACATTCTGGGGGTCGTGGAGACAAAACCCGGAGAGGAACTGAACAGGGATAAACTTCAGAAGGACATCGAATCGATTTACAACCAGGGTTTCTTTTCCTTTGTGGATGTGGATTTGAGCGCGGCGGAGGATGGGGTGGAGGTGCTCTACTCCGTCCGGGAGAATCCCATCGTCGAGGAAATCTTTTTTACGGGCAACACCGTGTACAGCGATGAAACTCTGATGAAAGAGGTTTTTACCCAGACGGGAAGCGTTTTCAACCGGGTGTTCTTCCGGAACGACCTGGATCGCATCCAGGATAAATATCACAAAGACGGATATGTCATGGTGCGCGTGGCGGACGTGAACATCCAGAACGGGCGCATCAACGTCCAGATTCTGGAGCCCCGCGTGGGACAGGTCATTATCCAGGGCAACAAAAAAACGAAGACGCACGTCATCCGGCGGGAGATCAAACTGCAGCCGGGAGACCTCTTCAACATCATCAAATTCCGGCATCAGCTGGGAAAACTCCAGTCCCTGGGTTACTTCGAGGACGTCAACGTGGGTTTCGACAACCCGGAGGGCCGAAACGACATGCTGGACGTCATCCTCACCGTCAAGGAAAAGAAAACCATCACCGTGGGGCTCAACGTGGGATATGGAACGGAAACGGGCATCAGCGGCGGAGTGAACGTCGCGGAAAGCAACTTCAACGGGCAGGGCTACATTCTGGACCTGGGCTTTGACGAAGGCGACGAAGCGCGTTACTGGGCCTCCTTCTCCAGCCCCTACATGGACCGCCGTACTTATGGCTGGCGCGTGGGGGTCACCTATTACGACTATATCGACCAGTTTTATTATCGCCGCAGTAAAAAACAGTTTGAATACGATGAAAAGAGTCTTTCCCTGTACGCCGGTTTAGGGAAAAAATTCGGACGCAGGGAGGAATGGAGCTGGTTTTTCACCCTGAACCGCCGGGATGTGGAATACAGCAACGTCCATGACGCCAAAGAGGATTATTACGACGACCTGACGATGTGGGGCGGCGTCAACCTGTCGGGAGAGCTGCAGTTCACCCTGGACAAACGGGATCCCTACCTTTCCTATTCGAAGGGCTGGGTGTGGGATCTGGCCCTTGAGCAGGCCGTTCGGGCCCTGGGAGGCGACTATGAGTATCTGAAGTACTGGGCGCAGCTGCGTTTTTATATGCCCCTCAACAGCATCCTGGACGGAGTCATCGACACGGACAGCATGTGGACGGAGGACAATCCCCTCATTTTCGCGGCTCGGGTTCGGGTGGGATCTTCCACCGCGGGAAATCTTCCGGCCTTCGCCCGTTACTCTCTGGGCGGCATGAACTCTCTGCGGGGTTATCACAGCCGAACCTTCGAGGGAAGGGATATTCTGCTGGGTAATTTCGAGCTGCGCGTTCCCGTGCAGAAGAATTTTTCGCTGGTGGCCTTTTATGACGTGGGCAACGCCGGGGACAATATGGACTGGGGCGAAACTTACGACAACTACGGTATCGGCCTGAGAGTCAAAACCCCGTTCGGCCAGATTCGTCTGGATTTTGCCACGGGCGGAGACGAGGACAGGACGTACTTTGGCTTCGGAGAGCTGTTTTAG
- the lpxA gene encoding acyl-ACP--UDP-N-acetylglucosamine O-acyltransferase, with the protein MSTAIHPSAVVSSGAELADDVVVGPFCLVETGASIGRGTVLKAYVSVHGEVSIGENCQIYEYTSIGGEPQDHGYRGERSRVRIGKGNVIRENVTINRATGEGCETVVGDECFIMDGVHLAHNVRLGNNITIANKVGLSGFVSVDDHTVFGGMAGVHQFVRIGSYCMIGGMYRVSKDVPHYTLASGEPLRLTGLNAVGLKRAGFSSETRRRIREFYRELYSRDKLFTHSLKDAMEKKDSWIPEIQRILDFYRDTKRGVTFWGRSGRDEDHDGESL; encoded by the coding sequence ATGAGTACCGCCATTCACCCCTCCGCCGTTGTTTCCTCCGGGGCGGAACTGGCCGACGACGTTGTCGTCGGTCCCTTCTGTCTCGTGGAAACGGGGGCGTCCATCGGCAGGGGGACGGTTCTGAAGGCCTACGTCAGCGTCCACGGAGAGGTTTCGATCGGAGAGAACTGTCAAATTTACGAGTACACCTCCATCGGAGGGGAGCCTCAGGACCATGGTTACAGGGGAGAACGTTCCCGGGTCCGCATCGGGAAGGGCAACGTCATCCGCGAAAACGTGACCATCAACCGGGCCACGGGCGAGGGATGCGAAACGGTGGTGGGAGACGAGTGTTTCATCATGGACGGCGTTCACCTCGCCCACAACGTGCGGCTGGGCAACAACATCACCATCGCCAACAAGGTAGGACTTTCCGGGTTCGTCTCCGTCGACGACCACACGGTGTTCGGCGGCATGGCGGGGGTTCATCAGTTCGTCCGCATCGGCAGTTACTGCATGATTGGCGGAATGTACCGGGTTTCCAAGGACGTTCCCCATTACACGCTGGCATCGGGAGAGCCCCTGCGCCTGACGGGACTGAACGCCGTGGGGCTGAAGCGGGCGGGTTTTTCCTCGGAGACCCGACGTCGCATCCGGGAGTTTTATCGCGAACTTTACAGCAGAGACAAACTTTTTACTCATTCTCTGAAGGATGCCATGGAGAAAAAGGACTCCTGGATACCTGAAATTCAGCGTATTCTGGACTTTTACAGGGACACGAAACGGGGCGTCACCTTCTGGGGAAGGAGCGGCCGGGACGAAGATCACGATGGAGAATCCCTCTGA
- a CDS encoding sigma-70 family RNA polymerase sigma factor, whose product MGDDGMRTEDDRGMTREAERALWARCREGDPEAREELIVAYRPLVFWLARKLKIYPSLRQDIVQEGMLALIGAVDRFDPGRDIRFSTYAYYRVRGQMINLLERSERRTPIPMEDEWLFAEKGLLVETSGSSDDEWLDVAESIERLQGREAAVVSALFFEGKHPLEVADEQKMDVSHVYRLRRSAVSKIRRWLGLDGPSSVPE is encoded by the coding sequence ATGGGCGATGATGGGATGCGAACGGAGGACGACCGGGGGATGACCCGCGAAGCGGAGCGGGCTCTGTGGGCGAGATGCCGCGAGGGCGACCCGGAGGCCCGGGAAGAGCTGATTGTCGCCTATCGTCCTCTGGTTTTCTGGCTGGCCCGGAAGCTGAAAATTTATCCCTCCCTTCGTCAGGACATCGTTCAGGAGGGGATGTTGGCGCTTATCGGCGCGGTGGACCGTTTCGACCCGGGTCGCGACATTCGTTTTTCCACCTACGCCTATTACCGGGTTCGGGGGCAGATGATCAACCTGCTGGAGCGATCTGAGCGCAGGACGCCCATTCCCATGGAAGACGAGTGGCTTTTTGCGGAAAAGGGCCTGTTGGTGGAGACTTCCGGCTCTTCCGACGACGAGTGGCTGGACGTCGCCGAGAGCATCGAGCGTCTTCAGGGGCGGGAGGCGGCTGTGGTTTCCGCGCTTTTTTTCGAGGGCAAGCATCCTCTGGAGGTCGCGGACGAACAAAAAATGGACGTTTCTCACGTCTACCGTCTGAGGCGCAGCGCGGTGTCCAAAATCCGGCGCTGGCTGGGGCTCGACGGCCCCTCGTCCGTTCCTGAGTGA
- the lpxD gene encoding UDP-3-O-(3-hydroxymyristoyl)glucosamine N-acyltransferase, whose protein sequence is MRTRIELKLSDLAEKLGVSLVGRGDTLIHGVGSPEMGKSDVLCVIWDAKNLPHLGEDVPILGRPEFFGDGRSGLSCEDPRGKLPAVLTIFEPRRPLRRGVHPSAAVAEDAQVAEDAWVGPCCVVASGSRVESGACLVSGVCLEEDVFVGAHTVVEPNVTLMRGTRVGANCILHAGCALGCDGFGFIRTESGLVKIPQIGNVVLEDNVEIGACTAIDRGTVGDTVIGWGTKIDNHVQIGHNVQIGRNCIICSMSGVAGSSVVEDDVTISPQVGVTDHVRIGRGALLGGRTGVTNDIPEGAVVSGFPARPHSEARRALVLSAHLPDLYERVRKLERREEKKK, encoded by the coding sequence ATGCGAACGCGTATTGAGCTGAAACTTTCGGATTTGGCTGAAAAACTGGGAGTCTCTCTCGTGGGAAGGGGAGATACCCTGATCCACGGCGTGGGCTCCCCCGAAATGGGGAAATCCGATGTTCTGTGCGTCATCTGGGACGCGAAAAATCTGCCTCATCTGGGCGAAGACGTGCCCATCCTGGGGCGTCCCGAGTTTTTCGGGGACGGGCGTTCGGGGCTGTCCTGCGAAGACCCCAGAGGAAAGCTCCCCGCTGTCCTGACGATTTTTGAACCCCGCCGCCCTCTTCGCAGGGGCGTTCATCCTTCCGCAGCCGTGGCGGAGGACGCGCAGGTGGCGGAGGACGCCTGGGTGGGGCCCTGCTGCGTCGTCGCGTCGGGGTCTCGGGTGGAGTCGGGGGCCTGCCTCGTCTCCGGGGTTTGCCTTGAAGAGGACGTTTTTGTGGGGGCCCATACCGTCGTCGAGCCCAACGTGACCCTGATGCGGGGGACCCGGGTGGGGGCGAACTGCATTCTGCACGCGGGCTGCGCGCTGGGCTGCGACGGATTCGGTTTCATCCGGACCGAGTCGGGGCTGGTGAAGATTCCTCAGATTGGCAACGTCGTCCTGGAGGACAACGTGGAAATCGGAGCCTGCACCGCCATAGACAGGGGTACTGTAGGGGATACTGTTATAGGGTGGGGGACGAAAATCGACAACCACGTCCAGATCGGACACAACGTGCAGATCGGCAGAAACTGCATTATCTGCTCCATGAGCGGCGTTGCGGGGAGTTCCGTGGTGGAGGACGACGTGACGATTTCCCCCCAGGTGGGCGTCACCGATCACGTGCGTATTGGGCGGGGCGCTCTTTTAGGCGGACGTACCGGAGTGACGAACGATATTCCTGAAGGAGCCGTCGTCTCCGGCTTCCCTGCCCGGCCTCACAGCGAGGCACGGCGGGCGCTGGTTCTTTCGGCTCATCTGCCCGATCTTTATGAGCGCGTTCGGAAACTGGAACGCCGTGAAGAAAAGAAAAAGTGA
- a CDS encoding histidine phosphatase family protein produces the protein MASNSFRKRKILLARHGQTEWNEIRRFQGRTDIPLNEEGRIQARKLAERLASWPVDVVYTSPLERALRTAEAVAARHGKTPVVLDGFTEMNFGSWEGESILTLKRQNPQPLKEWFADPFFRLPEGAETWEELRLRVEGALQTILSSPEEHAVIVSHGGIIRALFVVLLKMDPHSVWNISASNCAISGIEIREFQNQLIFSNDDLHLRDVPEGVALPVW, from the coding sequence TGGCCCGTCACGGGCAGACAGAGTGGAATGAGATCCGTCGTTTTCAGGGACGGACGGATATCCCCCTCAACGAGGAGGGACGGATTCAGGCTCGAAAGCTGGCGGAGCGCCTCGCGTCCTGGCCCGTGGACGTGGTGTATACGAGTCCTCTGGAGCGGGCTCTGCGCACGGCGGAAGCGGTGGCTGCCCGACATGGAAAGACCCCCGTCGTTCTGGACGGTTTTACCGAGATGAACTTCGGCTCCTGGGAGGGAGAAAGCATTCTGACCCTGAAGCGTCAGAATCCCCAGCCCCTGAAGGAGTGGTTTGCAGATCCCTTTTTCCGTCTTCCGGAAGGGGCGGAAACCTGGGAAGAGCTTCGCCTTCGCGTCGAGGGCGCGCTGCAGACCATCCTCAGCTCTCCCGAAGAGCACGCGGTCATCGTCTCTCACGGCGGAATCATACGGGCGCTGTTTGTCGTGCTCCTGAAGATGGACCCTCACAGCGTGTGGAATATCTCCGCCTCCAATTGCGCCATCAGCGGCATAGAAATTCGCGAATTTCAGAATCAGCTCATCTTTTCCAACGATGATCTTCATCTGCGGGATGTCCCCGAGGGCGTCGCGCTGCCCGTATGGTAA
- a CDS encoding LptF/LptG family permease yields MKSLPGLRTLDRLVLGEMAGPFIFGILIFTMIFVAGDLLFQAARLVIEKGVSLGVVVRLFLYRLPGVVALTLPMSCLLATLLGMTRLSANSELVALKSLGISFYRILRPVMGASLLVAAGALLFNETVVPFASEAADRLMRYEILKNQASALQEKVFLRDESGGELKRVLYIDRLDPDAGQMTGIIVHEFENGRLVRMSRAESGVWRGGEWWLEDGQVFEVSPKGELRLLIRFDRQKLMIRLSPEQLRRNSRRPMDMSARELWTYIANSDGTGINPASLWVLFHLKLAVPWACIVMAVVGAAFGASRQGRSGSGMSFGISIVIVFAYYVVMSLCRALGESRYMPPLPAAWVPNIVFLTVGLFFARRVD; encoded by the coding sequence ATGAAATCCCTGCCAGGTCTGCGCACGCTGGATCGCCTCGTTTTGGGTGAGATGGCGGGACCTTTTATATTTGGAATACTCATTTTTACGATGATCTTCGTGGCGGGCGATCTGCTTTTCCAGGCGGCGCGGCTGGTCATCGAAAAAGGCGTCTCCCTCGGCGTGGTCGTGAGGCTGTTTCTGTATCGACTGCCGGGAGTCGTGGCTCTGACGCTTCCCATGTCCTGCCTTTTGGCGACTCTCCTGGGCATGACGAGGCTTTCGGCCAACAGCGAACTGGTGGCTCTGAAGTCTCTGGGGATTTCCTTCTACAGGATTCTGCGGCCCGTCATGGGAGCTTCTTTGCTGGTTGCGGCAGGGGCGCTGCTTTTCAATGAAACGGTGGTTCCTTTCGCCTCGGAGGCCGCCGACCGGCTGATGCGCTATGAAATTTTGAAAAATCAGGCGTCTGCTTTGCAGGAAAAGGTCTTTCTGCGGGATGAAAGCGGCGGAGAGCTGAAGCGCGTCCTCTACATCGACCGGCTGGACCCCGATGCGGGGCAAATGACGGGAATCATCGTCCATGAATTTGAAAATGGACGTCTGGTTCGCATGTCCAGGGCGGAAAGCGGAGTCTGGAGGGGCGGTGAATGGTGGCTGGAGGACGGGCAGGTGTTCGAGGTCTCCCCAAAAGGAGAGCTGCGCCTGCTGATTCGTTTCGACCGTCAGAAGCTGATGATTCGCCTCTCTCCGGAGCAGCTGCGGCGCAATTCCCGGCGTCCCATGGACATGAGCGCGCGGGAGCTGTGGACCTACATCGCGAACTCCGACGGAACCGGCATCAATCCCGCCTCGCTGTGGGTGCTGTTTCACCTGAAGCTGGCCGTCCCCTGGGCGTGCATCGTCATGGCCGTCGTGGGGGCCGCGTTCGGAGCCTCCCGTCAGGGGCGTTCCGGGTCCGGAATGAGCTTTGGAATCAGCATCGTCATCGTGTTTGCCTATTACGTGGTCATGTCGCTCTGCCGCGCCCTGGGCGAATCCCGGTACATGCCGCCTCTGCCGGCTGCCTGGGTTCCCAACATCGTTTTTCTGACGGTGGGACTTTTTTTCGCGAGGCGAGTGGATTGA
- a CDS encoding UDP-3-O-acyl-N-acetylglucosamine deacetylase — MNYRKLTGSLSFEGKGLHSGVFCRVVIEPSDGGLTLSAGGGPALPLSGLGLEGGGRGSDLIFPDGKRVRTCEHLLSALTGAGVWSAQISVTGPEMPAFDGCALAVGQRVMETSVPCDEGPEPFRIQSPVCAGDLSRFVVAMPSPSFHVTCVVDYEAKAIGTQILDWEGTPEDYLKMIAPARTFALEEDLDALRKAGMALGGSLDNAILVKKTGIEASGGLRFSDEFVRHKTLDLIGDLASLGRPVAAHVVAVRAGHVLHLQLAERLRALFTRGGGHISD; from the coding sequence ATGAACTATCGAAAGCTGACCGGGTCTCTTTCCTTCGAGGGAAAGGGCCTTCATTCGGGTGTTTTTTGCCGTGTCGTCATCGAGCCCTCCGACGGGGGACTGACCCTGAGCGCCGGGGGCGGCCCCGCGCTGCCTCTGTCCGGCCTGGGGCTGGAGGGCGGCGGGCGCGGTTCCGACCTCATTTTTCCGGACGGAAAGCGGGTGCGCACCTGTGAACATCTTCTGTCCGCGCTGACCGGCGCTGGAGTGTGGAGCGCGCAAATTTCCGTGACGGGGCCGGAGATGCCCGCCTTCGACGGCTGCGCGCTGGCGGTGGGACAGCGGGTTATGGAGACCTCCGTCCCCTGTGACGAGGGGCCGGAACCCTTCCGCATTCAGTCTCCCGTCTGCGCCGGAGACCTCTCCCGGTTCGTCGTTGCGATGCCCTCGCCGTCGTTTCACGTCACCTGCGTGGTCGACTACGAGGCGAAGGCCATAGGAACACAAATTTTGGACTGGGAGGGAACGCCGGAGGACTATCTGAAAATGATTGCCCCGGCCAGAACCTTCGCGCTGGAAGAGGACCTCGATGCCCTGAGAAAGGCCGGAATGGCTCTGGGCGGTTCTCTGGACAACGCGATTCTCGTGAAAAAAACGGGAATAGAGGCCTCCGGGGGACTGCGGTTTTCCGACGAGTTCGTCCGGCACAAAACCCTCGACCTCATCGGAGACCTCGCCAGTCTGGGAAGGCCCGTCGCCGCGCACGTGGTTGCGGTACGAGCGGGACACGTTCTGCATCTGCAGCTGGCAGAAAGGCTTCGCGCGCTGTTCACGCGGGGCGGGGGTCATATAAGCGACTGA
- the fabZ gene encoding 3-hydroxyacyl-ACP dehydratase FabZ, which produces MDITEIMKMLRHRYPFLMVDRIVEYSENHVVGYKNVTINEPFFQGHFPDEPVMPGVLILESMGQVASILVAVRLGDVQTGMIAFLTGVDKARFRKPVRPGDRLLTHAELTKVRGFVGKAKVTGYVDDEVVAEGEFSFMVAPTLKREIGEEETSE; this is translated from the coding sequence ATGGATATTACGGAAATCATGAAAATGCTGCGCCACCGCTACCCCTTCCTGATGGTGGACCGCATTGTGGAGTACAGCGAAAACCACGTCGTAGGCTACAAAAACGTGACGATCAATGAACCCTTCTTTCAGGGACACTTCCCGGATGAACCGGTGATGCCGGGGGTCCTGATTCTGGAATCCATGGGACAGGTAGCGTCGATTCTGGTGGCGGTGCGTCTGGGTGACGTGCAGACGGGGATGATTGCGTTTCTGACGGGGGTTGACAAGGCGCGGTTTCGCAAGCCCGTCCGGCCCGGGGATCGCCTTCTGACCCATGCCGAACTGACGAAAGTGCGGGGATTCGTGGGCAAAGCCAAAGTGACGGGATACGTGGACGACGAAGTGGTGGCCGAGGGAGAGTTCAGCTTCATGGTCGCCCCGACCCTCAAAAGGGAAATCGGAGAGGAGGAGACGTCCGAATGA
- the lpxI gene encoding UDP-2,3-diacylglucosamine diphosphatase LpxI (LpxI, functionally equivalent to LpxH, replaces it in LPS biosynthesis in a minority of bacteria.), with protein sequence MNETVIKRTKTGLIAGEGALPVEIARRLTELGDVPVVFTLRQDPDAFRGIADPLVRLRYPSLSRLLKEIRRHDVGSVVLAGRVSKKLIYAPALFDPLFLRLIAKSARDDHSLLAAVVSTFEEAGISVLPYRDILPEFLAPEGQLGHRPPTEEERRDFEYGVSILKVTLPCSFGQALVVAGQAVVALEALEGTDAMIERAGNLVRRGVLVKMMRVDQDFRYDLPTVGPQTIENMARAGLTCLAVEARRTLIIDAEAVFAGARRHNIAFWGLPCQTT encoded by the coding sequence ATGAATGAAACGGTTATAAAAAGAACAAAGACGGGACTTATCGCGGGAGAGGGCGCTCTGCCCGTGGAGATCGCCAGGCGTCTGACGGAGCTGGGGGACGTTCCGGTGGTTTTTACGCTGCGGCAGGATCCGGACGCCTTTCGGGGCATTGCCGACCCTCTGGTGCGACTGCGCTATCCCAGTCTGAGCCGTCTGCTGAAGGAAATCCGGCGTCATGACGTGGGAAGCGTCGTGCTGGCCGGTCGGGTTTCCAAAAAACTGATCTACGCTCCGGCGCTCTTCGACCCGCTCTTTCTCAGGCTCATCGCGAAAAGCGCCAGGGACGACCATTCCCTTTTGGCGGCGGTGGTATCGACCTTCGAGGAAGCGGGGATTTCCGTGCTGCCCTATCGTGACATTCTTCCGGAGTTTCTGGCGCCGGAGGGGCAGCTGGGGCATCGTCCCCCTACGGAGGAGGAACGGCGGGATTTTGAGTACGGCGTTTCCATTCTGAAGGTCACTCTGCCCTGCTCGTTCGGACAGGCTCTGGTGGTGGCCGGTCAGGCCGTCGTGGCGCTGGAGGCGCTGGAGGGCACGGACGCCATGATCGAGAGGGCGGGAAACTTGGTTCGCAGGGGCGTCCTTGTCAAAATGATGCGGGTCGATCAGGATTTCCGGTACGACCTGCCCACGGTGGGGCCCCAAACGATAGAAAATATGGCCCGGGCGGGGCTGACCTGCCTTGCGGTGGAGGCCCGCCGGACTCTGATTATCGACGCCGAAGCCGTTTTTGCCGGAGCCCGTCGCCACAACATCGCTTTTTGGGGGCTGCCATGCCAGACGACCTGA